The Megachile rotundata isolate GNS110a chromosome 8, iyMegRotu1, whole genome shotgun sequence genome has a segment encoding these proteins:
- the ema gene encoding C-type lectin domain containing ema isoform X3, producing MFRSRSWFGGGLWKPKNPHSLEHLKYLYNVLSKNQTVSENNRGLLVETLRSIAEILIWGDQNDSSVFDFFLEKNMLSFFLRIMKQKCGSYVCVQLLQTLNILFENIRNETSLYYLLSNNHVNSIIVHKFDFSDEEVMAYYISFLKTLSLKLNAHTIHFFYNEVNEHTNDFPLYTEAIKFFNHSEGMVRIAVRTLTLNVYRVEDASMLAFIRDRTAAPYFSNLVWFIGNHIIELDTCVRNDADHQSQNRLSDLVAEHLDHLHYLNDILCLNISDLNKVLSEHLLHKLLVPLYVYSLMRHKNLLCQNQEERKHVSTVVALFLLSQVFLIISHGPLVHTLAAVMLLSDLETIKTGASKVLEMYGDISSDKPIAFSPPKESLEKSLENLSESLTASDDLCEEEEEANLEQRKDSTENEGEEVLDTNHPSTSFDTASSGDISVLMSPEQLNNPEDLEEMNHLNVTDEEKEQRLALESPITPSIQKSVTESLSNKPFLETILNSLFCTENDYAALFALCLLYALVNNQGIDRKTLEPILCHSRNSARNLYNETLIDRLIHIITLSCQTNSKVRLVTLELTIKLLIQLVMSEGQNALRDSHLTAIDAAKEQSTSLLKNFYKSEDIFLDMFEDEYSEIQKRPLNVEWLMMDSNILLPPTGTPMTGIEFTKRLPCGEVERARRAIRVFFLIRELSLTLSLETETQLPLTNPANCVQVDNVLDLNNSDLIACTVIWKDGQKIRRFLVIDVVQLILVEPDTSKLGWGVAKLVGFLQDIEVAGDKDDSRCLHLTIYKPLSSTTGNRVPLLSTKFIFDDHIRCLAAKQRLTKGRIKARQKKMNQIARLLDIPTSIPHSATPPNYALRSLRHERLGRGQRQKDQPRPMFTVNKVPGFAAQMRRENTTRATSSIATSTPKRGDNSNEKSHENGLRSRDSSPKMPRPRSEEIPLEDMRLRKASLTTNGLSISHMCQEKKDGQISACSTNGEPSTVIRKHSEETSFTCPQELKPRRKGQVETV from the exons atgtttcgaaGCCGAAGTTGGTTTGGAGGAGGGCTATGGAAACCCAAAAATCCTCATTCTTTGGAACATCTTAA GTATTTATACAATGTGCTATCAAAAAATCAAACTGTATCTGAAAATAATAGAGGTTTATTGGTAGAAACCCTTCGTTCTATagctgaaattttaatatggGGTGACCAAAATGATAGCAGTGTATTTGA CTTTTTTCTAGAGAAAAATATGCTTTCATTTTTTCTACGTATAATGAAACAGAAATGTGGAAGCTATGTATGTGTTCAGTTATTACAAACACTAAacatattatttgaaaatatacgtaATGAAACATCTTTAT ATTATTTACTTAGTAACAATCATGTAAACAGTATAATAGTGCACAAATTTGACTTCAGCGATGAAGAAGTGATGGCATATTATATCAGTTTCTTAAAAACTTTAAGTTTGAAACTGAATGCACATACCATCCATTTCTTTTATAACGAGGTAAACGAG CACACCAATGATTTTCCCTTATATACAGaggcaattaaattttttaatcattcagAGGGAATGGTTCGTATAGCGGTGCGAACGTTAACTTTAAATGTATATCGGGTAGAGGATGCCTCTATGCTCGCATTTATACGAGATCGCACTGCTGCACCCTATTTCAGCAATCTTGTATGGTTTATTGGTAATCACATTATAGAGCTTGACACTTGTGTTAGAAATGATGCTGA TCATCAAAGTCAAAACAGATTATCAGATTTAGTAGCAGAACACTTGGATCATTTACATTACTTAAATGACATTCTTTGTTTAAATATATCTGatttaaataaagttttatCAGAACATTTACTTCACAAACTATTAGTTCCACTGTATGTGTATTCTCTCATGAGACACAAGAATCTTTTATGTCAAAATCAG GAAGAGAGAAAGCACGTGAGCACCGTAGTCGCCCTTTTTCTACTTTCtcaagtatttttaataatttctcatGGTCCTCTTGTACATACATTAGCAGCAGTAATGCTATTATCAGACTTAGAAACAATTAAAACAGGGGCAAGTAAAGTGCTCGAAATGTATGGTGATATTTCATCGGATAAACCAATTGCTTTTTCACCGCCAAAAGAAAGTTTAGAAAAATCTCTGGAAAATTTAAGCGAATCCTTAACTGCGTCAGATGATCTttgcgaagaagaagaagaagctaaTTTAGAACAAAGAAAAGATAGCACTGAAAATGAGGGCGAAGAAGTATTAGATACAAATCATCCAAGCACATCGTTTGATACCGCTTCATCTGGCGATATATCTGTACTTATGAGTCCCGAGCAACTGAATAACCCCGAAGATTTAGAAGAAATGAATCATCTGAATGTTACTGACGAAGAGAAGGAACAGAGATTAGCATTAGAAAGTCCTATAACGCCTTCCATACAAAAAAGTGTAACCGAATCGTTGTCGAATAAGCCATTCTTAGAAACGATCTTAAATTCCTTATTTTGCACGGAAAACGATTATGCTGCATTATTTGCCTTATGTTTACTTTATGCTCTAGTTAACAATCAG GGCATAGATCGTAAAACGTTGGAACCAATTTTATGTCATTCAAGAAATTCCGCAAGAAATCTATATAATGAAACTTTAATAGATAGACTGATTCATATTATAACGTTAAGTTGCCAAACAA ATTCTAAAGTGAGGCTCGTTACATTGGAATTgacaattaaattgttaatacaaTTAGTAATGTCAGAAGGGCAAAATGCATTGAGGGATTCGCATTTGACGGCAATTGATGCAGCTAAAGAACAAAGCACatcgttattaaaaaatttttacaaa aGTGAAGACATATTCTTAGATATGTTTGAGGATGAATATAGCGAAATTCAGAAGCGGCCTCTAAATGTTGAATGGTTAATGATGGACAGTAACATTTTATTACCACCAACAGGTACTCCAATGACGGGTATCGAATTTACTAAGAGATTACCGTGTGGAGAa GTTGAAAGAGCAAGACGCGCTATAAGAGTATTTTTTTTGATAAGAGAACTGTCATTGACTTTAAGCTTGGAAACGGAAACACAGCTGCCATTGACAAATCCAGCCAACTGTGTTCAAGTCGATAATGTTCTTGATTTAA ATAATAGCGATTTAATCGCATGTACGGTTATATGGAAAGATGGTCAGAAGATTCGCCGCTTTCTAGTCATCGACGTTGTGCAGCTGATTCTTGTCGAACCTGATACCAGCAAACTCGGTTGGGGAGTAGCAAAATTAGTAGGATTTTTGCAGGACATTGAAGTAGCTGGCGACAAGGATGATTCCAGATGTTTACACTTAACAATTTACAAACCGCTTAGCAGTACTACCGGGAATCGTGTTCCGTTGTTATCAACAAAATTCATTTTCGATGACCATATCAGATGTTTAGCCGCCAAACAAAG GTTAACGAAGGGAAGAATAAAAGCACGTCAAAAGAAAATGAATCAGATAGCAAGATTACTAGACATTCCCACAAGTATACCTCACTCTGCAACACCACCCAATTATGCACTACGTAGTCTACGACATGAAC GATTAGGACGCGGACAGAGACAAAAAGATCAACCTCGCCCAATGTTTACCGTCAACAAAGTTCCTGGATTCGCAGCACAAATGCGTAGAGAAAATACTACTAGGGCTACTTCTAGTATTGCGACGTCAACTCCAAAACGTGGTGATAATTCGAATGAAAAGAGTCATGAAAACGGATTGCGTTCCCGAGACAGTTCTCCTAAAATGCCGAGGCCTCGAAGCGAGGAAATACCTTTGGAAGACATGCGTCTTCGAAAAGCCTCATTGACGACAAATGGATTGAGCATATCACACATGTGTCAAGAAAAGAAAGATGGTCAAATTTCTGCTTGTTCAACTAACGGTGAACCATCGACTGTGATTAGAAAACATTCTGAAGAAACGTCGTTCACTTGTCCACAAGAATTGAAACCACGTAGAAAAGGACAAGTGGAAACAGTATga